The Sphingomonas sinipercae genome contains a region encoding:
- the trpB gene encoding tryptophan synthase subunit beta → MRLDGRFGEFGGCFVPEILVPALEQLEAAFLDAQADDTFTAELNGLLANYAGRPTPLTRCRNLPGNIYLKREDLLHGGAHKTNQVLAQGLLAKRMGKRRLIAETGAGQHGVATAIAGSLLGFETRIYMGAHDVERQQLNVFRMQLMGAEVVPVESGGRGLKDAINEALRDWSASFGDTHYLLGTAAGPHPFPLMVREFQRVIGREARAQILDQLGRLPDAVIACVGGGSNAIGLFSDFIDDAVQLVGVEAAGRGLDGSEHGATLLRGRPGILHGAATYVLQDENGQIADSWSVSAGLDYPAVGPEHAHLKDSGRADYVGATDEDALAAFRLLAEKEGILCAFESAHALAYALKLAEEQPERILLVGLSGRGDKDVAQAQQLLGPSA, encoded by the coding sequence ATGCGCCTAGATGGCCGCTTCGGCGAGTTTGGCGGATGTTTCGTGCCGGAAATCCTGGTCCCGGCGCTGGAGCAGCTTGAGGCGGCGTTCCTGGACGCCCAGGCCGATGACACTTTTACCGCAGAGCTGAACGGCCTGCTCGCGAACTACGCCGGTCGGCCGACGCCCCTGACTCGCTGCCGCAATCTTCCCGGCAACATCTACCTGAAGCGCGAAGACCTGCTCCACGGCGGGGCGCACAAGACCAATCAGGTGCTGGCTCAAGGCCTGCTCGCCAAGCGCATGGGCAAGCGTCGCCTGATCGCGGAGACCGGGGCCGGCCAGCATGGCGTTGCGACAGCGATCGCCGGGTCGCTGCTCGGCTTCGAAACGCGAATCTACATGGGCGCGCACGACGTCGAGCGGCAGCAGCTCAATGTTTTTAGGATGCAGCTGATGGGCGCCGAAGTGGTGCCGGTGGAAAGCGGCGGACGCGGGCTCAAGGACGCGATCAACGAGGCGCTGCGCGACTGGTCGGCAAGTTTCGGGGATACGCATTATTTGCTTGGCACCGCCGCCGGCCCGCACCCGTTTCCGCTGATGGTGCGGGAATTCCAGCGGGTCATCGGCCGCGAAGCCCGCGCACAGATACTCGACCAGCTCGGCCGCCTGCCCGACGCGGTCATCGCCTGCGTCGGCGGTGGATCCAACGCCATCGGCCTGTTCTCCGACTTCATCGACGACGCTGTGCAGCTGGTCGGCGTCGAGGCGGCGGGCAGGGGCCTGGACGGCTCCGAGCATGGCGCGACCCTGCTGCGCGGGCGGCCGGGCATCTTGCATGGCGCCGCAACCTACGTCCTCCAGGATGAAAACGGGCAGATCGCCGACAGCTGGTCGGTGTCGGCCGGGCTCGATTATCCGGCGGTCGGTCCGGAGCACGCGCACCTGAAAGACAGCGGCCGTGCGGATTACGTCGGGGCGACGGACGAAGACGCGCTCGCCGCCTTCAGGCTGCTGGCGGAGAAAGAAGGCATCCTTTGCGCCTTCGAATCCGCGCACGCGCTGGCTTACGCGCTCAAGCTTGCCGAAGAGCAGCCGGAGCGCATCCTGCTGGTCGGCTTGTCGGGCCGCGGCGACAAGGACGTCGCCCAGGCGCAACAGCTGCTGGGGCCATCGGCATGA
- the trpA gene encoding tryptophan synthase subunit alpha, with protein sequence MSRYAAMFERLAARGEGAFGAFVMLGDPDLVTSARILRELVAGGADMIEVGIPFSDPVADGPVIQAAAQRALRSGVRVDDCFRLLAGCRADHPEVPVGILTYANLVVARGRTDFFARAAAAGADSLLVADLPALEAEPWAREMRQAGLEPVLIAAANTPAATLDRIARLGGGYTYCVTRAGTTGTHAQAQFDAGLIGTLRALSAPPPVFGFGIAQPDHVRAALTAGADGVISGSAIVACAARGGDVAALVHQLKSATRNDSLPE encoded by the coding sequence ATGAGCCGTTACGCCGCAATGTTCGAGCGGCTCGCCGCGCGCGGCGAAGGCGCTTTTGGTGCCTTCGTTATGCTCGGCGATCCCGACCTTGTCACAAGCGCGCGGATTCTGCGCGAACTTGTCGCTGGCGGCGCCGACATGATCGAAGTCGGCATTCCATTTTCCGACCCGGTCGCCGACGGGCCGGTCATCCAGGCGGCGGCGCAACGGGCGTTGCGGTCGGGCGTGCGGGTCGACGACTGTTTCCGCCTCCTTGCCGGCTGCCGCGCGGACCATCCGGAGGTCCCCGTCGGCATCCTTACTTATGCCAACCTGGTGGTGGCGCGCGGGCGGACCGACTTTTTCGCACGGGCCGCAGCTGCCGGCGCCGACAGCCTGCTGGTCGCCGACCTGCCAGCGCTTGAGGCGGAGCCATGGGCGAGGGAAATGCGCCAGGCCGGATTGGAACCGGTGCTGATCGCCGCGGCCAATACGCCTGCCGCGACGCTTGATCGGATTGCCAGGTTGGGCGGCGGCTACACCTATTGCGTGACCCGGGCGGGCACCACCGGCACGCATGCGCAGGCACAGTTCGACGCCGGCCTGATCGGCACATTGCGCGCTCTCAGCGCGCCGCCGCCGGTGTTCGGCTTCGGAATCGCGCAGCCCGATCACGTCCGCGCCGCCTTAACCGCAGGCGCTGACGGCGTGATCAGCGGGTCGGCAATCGTCGCCTGCGCGGCCCGCGGCGGCGATGTCGCGGCGTTAGTTCACCAACTCAAATCAGCAACACGGAACGACTCGCTTCCGGAATGA